A part of Prolixibacteraceae bacterium genomic DNA contains:
- a CDS encoding TonB-dependent receptor plug domain-containing protein — translation MKKIRGLLVLMLWSCILLAQSEVDTIIVTQDVPVYAKYIFNVEEAGMVKSNVDSTVMSKNIRSSLSTLLSENTPIFIKTKGNGALASASFRGTAASHTQVRWNGLNINSPMTGMVDFSLIPVFFVDAVSLEHGGASIASQSGGLGGVVNLNNKVQWSDPFEARYVQFVGDYHTYQEYASIGFGSKKVQSKTRFYHSQSKNDYPFLNRQNFDHIDPNTGEFIHPVDTYKNGEYLKYGLMQELYWRPSDKDVVSACYWGQYADRGIPTVISNEGLEDTNVNNQIDKVHRGVVQWKHYGEDSKIEVKTGGSRKQLFYTLKNQVGGNGATNAIDSKSIAYQLQNSVTYSTKFLESFYFTGSVDLNKSWVDTYETVKKTGYVEDLDVLSVYTSLSKSFGERLNVTGQVRNEWQDNVYSSPIWFVGFDFKVSKAYGLIVHGSFSKNYHRPTLNDLYWQPGGNPDLLPEDGHTAEFGLKGVLGDGDNHLKWSITSYYSDIDNWILWIPSFKGYWEPRNVKNVISKGVETQLLWNRHWGDFNLKIRGDYAYTRSINMEKSGIWGDESYKKQLVYIPVHSANLWFRFDYKWMNISYQYNYFSERFTTTSNEPNVRQWLYPYHMNELDVGACLYKKGDRMVQVKLTISNLFDEVYHSILFSPMPGRNYGVTMILNI, via the coding sequence ATGAAGAAGATCAGAGGGTTATTGGTGTTGATGTTGTGGAGTTGTATATTGCTTGCTCAGAGTGAAGTGGATACTATCATCGTGACACAAGATGTTCCAGTCTATGCCAAGTATATTTTCAACGTAGAAGAGGCTGGTATGGTTAAGAGTAATGTGGACTCGACTGTGATGAGTAAAAATATCAGAAGCTCTTTATCGACACTACTGTCAGAAAATACGCCTATTTTTATTAAGACAAAAGGAAATGGGGCATTGGCTAGTGCTTCGTTTAGAGGTACTGCGGCTTCCCATACACAGGTTCGATGGAATGGGTTGAATATCAATTCGCCTATGACAGGAATGGTTGATTTTTCATTGATTCCAGTGTTCTTTGTAGATGCTGTCTCTTTAGAGCATGGAGGTGCTTCTATTGCTTCGCAGAGTGGTGGATTAGGAGGTGTCGTAAACCTAAACAATAAGGTGCAATGGAGTGATCCTTTTGAGGCAAGATATGTTCAATTTGTTGGAGACTACCATACATATCAGGAGTATGCTTCCATAGGTTTTGGGTCTAAGAAGGTGCAGTCTAAAACCCGTTTCTATCATAGTCAATCAAAGAATGATTATCCCTTTCTTAATCGACAAAACTTTGATCATATTGACCCCAATACTGGAGAGTTTATACACCCTGTGGATACCTATAAAAACGGAGAATATTTGAAGTATGGATTGATGCAAGAGTTGTATTGGCGACCTAGTGATAAGGATGTAGTATCTGCATGTTATTGGGGGCAGTATGCCGATCGAGGTATTCCCACAGTGATATCAAATGAAGGGCTTGAAGATACGAATGTCAATAACCAAATAGATAAAGTACATCGTGGGGTGGTTCAATGGAAGCACTATGGAGAGGATAGTAAGATCGAGGTTAAAACAGGAGGTTCACGAAAGCAGTTATTCTATACACTAAAAAACCAAGTGGGAGGCAATGGGGCTACCAATGCTATCGATTCGAAGAGTATCGCATATCAACTACAGAATAGTGTTACCTACTCAACGAAATTTCTAGAGAGCTTTTATTTTACGGGATCGGTTGATCTTAATAAGAGTTGGGTAGATACCTATGAAACGGTAAAGAAAACAGGTTATGTGGAAGATTTAGATGTGTTATCTGTCTATACTTCTCTGTCAAAATCGTTTGGTGAACGGCTAAATGTGACAGGACAGGTAAGAAACGAATGGCAAGATAATGTCTACTCCTCTCCAATATGGTTTGTGGGCTTTGATTTTAAGGTGAGCAAAGCATATGGTTTGATTGTTCATGGTAGTTTTTCGAAGAACTATCACCGTCCCACACTGAATGACCTTTATTGGCAGCCTGGAGGTAACCCAGACTTATTACCTGAAGATGGACATACCGCAGAATTTGGGTTGAAGGGGGTTTTAGGTGATGGTGATAATCATCTAAAATGGAGCATTACATCATACTATTCTGATATTGATAATTGGATCTTATGGATTCCTAGTTTTAAAGGATATTGGGAACCTCGGAATGTCAAGAATGTTATCTCAAAAGGGGTGGAGACTCAACTCCTTTGGAATAGGCATTGGGGTGATTTTAATCTCAAGATAAGAGGAGACTATGCTTATACTCGCTCAATTAATATGGAGAAGAGTGGTATTTGGGGCGATGAATCATATAAGAAACAACTGGTGTATATTCCTGTTCATTCAGCGAATTTGTGGTTTAGGTTCGACTACAAATGGATGAATATTTCCTATCAATATAACTATTTTAGTGAGAGGTTTACTACAACAAGTAATGAGCCTAATGTTCGTCAATGGCTCTATCCATATCATATGAATGAGTTAGATGTTGGGGCTTGTCTATATAAAAAAGGGGATCGTATGGTACAGGTTAAGTTAACCATATCGAATCTCTTTGATGAGGTATATCATTCCATTCTTTTTAGTCCTATGCCTGGTCGTAACTATGGTGTAACTATGATCTTAAATATCTAA
- a CDS encoding T9SS type A sorting domain-containing protein: MKKIYAFVFLLMLVTNLQAQNRFQLIEKLQGQRENIVPTEANSSYRFFNGYRSLQTLDNVSSVYAVVEDHVYTFKDGKVIGSLISDGTISFQSDVLEAQASYPSFLKYSSSNNSVYLGFTVYGNQEDYIYKVDISTGEWTQIAKLACNFDLEIYEDKMFISGLGYSDWNGIDDTNSIWMLPLDGSAAPKKVIEIPGNSCGLAISSNGAIVCGSYDLSNNDFGLYMWEYSDISTNSQKVLGIEDGISLANLDHGMYDCVFDSDDVLYWNVNSYSEQCSVVRYDYSSPSKYQKIMEANAGTWFTTLSSTSYNGTNSLWVSSFGSTPVCVAKSDDDRMLKRSILDSFEPNYPTKLIEYCPAPGQFVNTSSFGLKSIAELTLGNRVVNPFGRRLVTLGAWGGYIVYGFDSPILNHKDNPYGVDFTIIGNPFSGSSEPGIVKVMKDENGNGVADDTWYELRGSDHYLNTTKRDYSVTYTNPEGLADIPYVTSDGESGVVKYMVMFHKQNHYPEAKNFPDISQDQYTLKGTRLKSRTSIKSYVVNASFDYGYADNTPFNKLSNKAYIPDNPYTFGVQEGFGGDAFDINWAYDKSGNHVVLDQIDFVCVYNGVLQHGAALGEVSTEVSGICATKSDPSIVGVTDCIVSNQPENVGAYPIQNKGVVFVGQKFQFEAYVLSQGVPNTNQILEWSSDDNSIATIDDAGLLTGVKDGEVTISCTWAENREITRDFVIKVTPNKSTPVIEKATASIYVYPNPTVEEVRVHGVSHAEITVYSSVGGAIGRIHNYNSDQVISMQQVPSGIYFLVVEENGTKETLKFIKK; encoded by the coding sequence ATGAAAAAAATATACGCTTTCGTATTCTTACTGATGCTTGTCACTAACCTACAAGCACAAAATCGTTTTCAGCTTATTGAGAAACTTCAAGGGCAAAGAGAGAATATTGTCCCTACAGAGGCGAATAGTTCCTATCGTTTTTTTAATGGCTACCGTTCATTACAAACTCTGGATAACGTATCTTCAGTGTATGCTGTTGTCGAGGATCATGTCTATACATTTAAAGATGGAAAGGTGATCGGGTCATTGATCTCAGATGGTACAATCTCCTTTCAAAGTGATGTTTTAGAGGCACAAGCTTCTTATCCCTCGTTTTTGAAATATAGTTCTTCGAATAACTCTGTTTATTTAGGTTTTACTGTTTATGGAAATCAAGAAGACTATATCTATAAAGTGGATATTTCTACCGGAGAATGGACTCAAATCGCAAAGTTAGCATGTAACTTTGATCTTGAGATTTATGAGGATAAGATGTTTATATCTGGATTGGGTTATTCTGATTGGAATGGCATTGATGATACAAATAGTATCTGGATGTTACCGTTAGATGGCAGTGCTGCTCCTAAGAAAGTAATTGAGATTCCAGGTAATTCATGTGGTTTGGCTATTTCATCAAATGGTGCCATTGTTTGTGGATCATATGATCTTTCAAATAACGACTTTGGTCTATATATGTGGGAGTATTCGGACATCTCAACGAACTCACAGAAAGTATTAGGAATTGAAGATGGTATCTCTTTGGCAAATTTGGATCATGGCATGTATGATTGTGTTTTTGATAGTGATGATGTTCTATATTGGAATGTAAATAGTTATAGTGAACAATGTAGCGTTGTTCGATATGATTATTCATCACCTTCTAAATATCAGAAGATAATGGAGGCAAATGCAGGAACATGGTTTACAACACTTTCATCAACTTCATACAACGGTACAAATTCACTGTGGGTTTCATCTTTTGGTTCTACCCCTGTTTGTGTGGCGAAAAGTGATGATGATAGGATGTTGAAGCGTAGTATTTTAGATAGTTTTGAACCTAATTATCCAACGAAGTTAATCGAGTATTGTCCTGCACCAGGACAGTTTGTGAACACCTCCAGTTTTGGTCTAAAAAGTATTGCTGAGCTTACTTTAGGTAATCGTGTTGTTAATCCTTTTGGACGACGTCTGGTTACACTAGGAGCATGGGGTGGGTATATCGTCTATGGATTTGATAGCCCAATATTGAATCATAAGGATAACCCTTATGGTGTGGATTTTACAATTATTGGAAATCCATTCTCTGGAAGTTCTGAGCCTGGTATTGTTAAAGTCATGAAAGATGAAAATGGTAACGGTGTAGCGGATGATACATGGTATGAATTACGTGGGAGTGATCACTATTTGAATACAACAAAGAGGGACTACTCAGTTACTTATACCAATCCTGAAGGATTAGCTGATATCCCTTATGTCACATCTGATGGAGAGTCAGGGGTTGTTAAATATATGGTTATGTTTCATAAGCAAAATCATTATCCCGAAGCTAAGAATTTTCCAGATATATCTCAAGATCAATATACGTTAAAAGGAACACGTTTGAAATCACGTACCTCTATTAAATCTTATGTTGTGAATGCATCTTTTGACTATGGTTATGCGGATAATACTCCTTTTAATAAGTTGTCAAACAAGGCTTATATCCCCGATAACCCATATACTTTCGGAGTTCAAGAAGGTTTTGGAGGGGATGCATTTGATATAAATTGGGCTTATGATAAGAGTGGTAATCATGTTGTATTAGATCAGATAGATTTCGTATGTGTCTATAATGGAGTTCTACAACATGGAGCAGCATTGGGTGAAGTGTCTACTGAAGTTTCAGGTATATGTGCGACTAAGTCTGATCCCTCAATTGTGGGTGTGACGGACTGTATTGTAAGTAACCAGCCTGAGAATGTTGGTGCCTATCCTATCCAGAATAAAGGGGTGGTGTTTGTTGGTCAGAAGTTTCAATTTGAGGCATATGTACTAAGTCAAGGGGTTCCTAATACGAACCAAATATTGGAGTGGAGTAGTGATGACAATAGTATTGCAACGATTGATGATGCAGGTCTGTTGACTGGTGTTAAAGATGGGGAGGTAACTATTAGCTGTACATGGGCTGAGAACCGTGAAATTACAAGAGATTTTGTAATAAAGGTAACACCGAATAAAAGTACTCCAGTAATCGAAAAAGCAACAGCTTCAATTTATGTTTATCCTAATCCTACTGTTGAGGAGGTAAGGGTACATGGTGTTTCTCATGCTGAGATAACTGTTTATAGTAGTGTGGGTGGCGCTATTGGAAGAATCCATAATTATAACAGTGATCAAGTGATCTCAATGCAGCAAGTTCCAAGTGGTATCTACTTCTTAGTTGTGGAAGAGAATGGTACGAAAGAGACATTGAAGTTTATTAAGAAATAG